TGGCTCTGAAACTGAAAGGAATTGAGTACAAATACATTGAAGAAGATCTGACCAACAAGAGCCCTTCCCTCCTCAAATACAACCCAGTTCACAAAAAGATTCCCGTGCTCGTACACAATGGAAAGCCTGTGGCTGAGTCACTCGTTATTCTAGAATACATTGATGAAACCTGGAAAGACCACCCCATCTTGCCCAAAGATCCTTATGAGAGAGCCAATGCCCGATTCTGGGCCAAGTTCATAGACGAGaaggtaaaatatcatttacttttaaacttcttcaaattgtaaatttatgaTGTAATAAACAAACTCAGCGCGGTTCTAgtcgtttttgtttttgtttttaaagttttgaggcgtcattgtttttatatatccggtaaaaataccattttggttTGCACATTTTGTGGTCTTTGACAATTTCAACATTACATTTTGGTCcgtattattttaatttggattaaatttatgtatttttttttaaatttttttagtagatATTAGGAAAGAGGGAATATCAAATAACTAGGCACCACATAGTATGTTATTATGAACCTAATTACCTGCTGAGTAACGTATAATTCTGTAGGCATGACTtttcaggttttttttattttatttttatttttattttttaaggggggtggggggggggttAGTTCTTGAAAATCATAGTGACCTTCACTGATGAAGCACGggttcgtcagttgtagtgaggtcgtccagacgggaCCAGACTAATGAATCACGAGTTCGTCAGTcgtagtgaggtcgtccagacgggactagaggtctgcttgtgtcgcgacggaagaagaaattctccagaatggtcaccggtgtggtgcctgccacaacgtctccgatgccaaagttagtacaagggagtttataataatagactataaAAATGATTAGGGATATCTTGTAACTGTGTTCATACCTTCTGTTGGCAATGcgtgggctttatatatgttgttccagattctagccgttgtggcagttattgtggctttaatgcctctttcagtaacgcttcttgctgagtaatggggttttaatatgccttcaacggttcgtccagctggttcTGTAACCGTCCGGGGTATTATTGgtggcattgaatgatcctgATATCCTCGTCAGTGACGTGTATACTTGTTTAAGCTCGTCTCAGAGAGTggtctcgtcagtcccatcagatacCTTTAGTCTCGTCGGTAGTtaatctcgtcagtcccatcagatgcccccggaTTCTGTGGTCGTCATGATGTTCCATGACGACCATAGAagatgaaaggtttttttttttttttttttataataatattttggcTACGTCAGTAGTATACATCCATCTAGGCAGAATCTTATCACgaggcttcgtcagtaatgtacatccgtctaggcggaatcttattacttacttcgtcggaaatgtacatccgtcaaggcggaatcttattacctactTCGTCgataatgtacatccgtcaaggcggaatcttattacctagccattctcgatgatcttttggcttcgtcgataatgtacatccgtcaaggcggaatcttattacctagccattttttatgatcttttggcttcgtcagtaatgtacatccgtcaaggcggaatcttattacttacttcgtcggtaacgtacatccgtcaaggcggaatcttattacctagccattttcgatgatcttttggcttcgtcagtaatgtacatccgtcaaggcggaatcttattacctagccattttcgatgatcttttggcttcgtcagtaacgtacatccgtcaaggcggaatcttattacctagccattttcgatgatcttttggcttcgtcagtaacgtacatccgtcaaggcggaatcttattacctagccattttcgatgatcttttggcttcgtcagtaatgtacatccgtcaaggcggaatcttattacctagccatttttgatgatcttttgtcttcgtcagtaaacCGACGATCTGGATGCTCCCTCTTTCGTCCTTTACGTTCGTCCTCCCTCTTTCCCCTTTCTTCtgttttctccatatctttAATGGCGGCTAGCgcatcctcagcattcatgtacttttgcgCCTTTAAGAGCATTTCTGCCATCGTCTTAGGTGGATTTTTTGCCAGCGAAACCACAAACTCTCTAGACTTCAGCCCTGCTTTAAAGGTCGTCAGTTGTACTTTGTCATCAGCGTCGTCCACTTCCAGGGTTTCTCGGGTAAAGCGTTTCACGTATGACCGCAAGGTTTCTTTCTCCCGTTGCTTAACAGTGAGTAGGTGGTCCGCTGGTCTCTTAGGACGTTGCCCTCCGACGAAATGGCGCAGAAAGGCGCTACTCAACTGTTCGAAGCTATCAATGGATGAGGTGGGCAACTTTATGAACCACTCTCTTGCAgctcccttaagtgtggtagggaaggaacgacacattatttcatcagggggctgttggAGGCCTaatgtcgtcttgaaggtattaaggtgatcttgggggtcCTTAAGCCCGTTAAAATGCTCAAGCTGAGGCAACCGAAACTTCGCCGGCACTGGTCGTTCCAAGACTGCCACGGTGAAAGGAGAATCTGTTGCCCTGACCATTCTATCTAGGCTCTGATCTGTCTTCTCCTTAATAGCATTTCTCAGTTCGtccatctctttcctcatcTCTTGAAGAAGATCAGAATTTTGTTCGTCTGGAGTAGTGGTCCTTCGTCGGTCGCTTCTCCCATGGCTGTCTCCTTCATCCTCCTGTACAACTCTAGACCGATTCTCCTTATGCTGAAGCTGttgtctcatctcctgattTTGCCTGGTGAGTTCTTCAACGGTGGCCGCAAGAGCTTTGACTTGCTGGGCTAAGGCCACTGAatcttggttggactccatctgaaTATTGAAGTTGGTAGAAACTACGCTTTCGAACCTTTAGTACGAAAAtgtcgttcccacagacggcgccaaactgatgaagcacgggttcgtcagttgtagtgaggtcgtccagacgggaCCAGACTAATGAATCACGAGTTCGTCAGTcgtagtgaggtcgtccagacgggactagaggtctgcttgtgtcgcgacggaagaagaaattctccagaatggtcaccggtgtggtgcctgccacaacgtctccgatgccaaagttagtacaagggagtttataataatagactataaAAATGATTAGGGATATCTTGTAACTGTGTTCCTACCTTCTGTTGGCAATGcgtgggctttatatatgttgttccagattctagccgttgtggcagttattgtggctttaatgcctctttcagtaacgcttcttgctgagtaatggggttttaatatgccttcaacggttcgtccagctggttcTGTAACCGTCCGGGGTATTATTGgtggcattgaatgatcctgatatcctcgtcagtgacgtgtatacttgtttaggctcgtctcagagagtggtctcgtcagtcccatcagatacCTTTAGTCTCGTCGGTAGTtaatctcgtcagtcccatcattCACAATTATAAATGGCAACATCATTCTAATACTCCTCTCACGTGTGGGCCAAGAggtgggttttttatttttatttttttaaatagaaggTAGGGTATAAACAAAGTTCAAGCTCATGATTATCTTCATTGATATTTGATACCATGatatattacaaattatttcaaaaattttagatgTTAGGAAatgattaatttaattatttaaccattattctaataaCATATCCAAAAAGATCTAATGATAAGCCATTTATAACGAATTATCTATTTGTGTTTTTTGCATACTCACTCGTTAGAGATACAATTTATCAACCTAGAGAAATACACTGCAAGTCATactagattttgaattttctctatttctttttttagtgcTTGTCTGCAATATTTAAAGCTTGCTGGGGAGCTTGCTGGGGTGAAGAGAAAGAGCATGAGAAGGCAGAGATAGAGCATGAGAAGGCTGTGAAAGAAGTATCTGAACTTCTacaatttctagaaaatgagcTCAAGGAAAAGAGGTATTTTGGTGGAGAGACTGTTGGACTGCTAGACATTGCTGCTAACACCATAGGCTACTGGCTTGGAGTTTTTGAAGAAGCTTCGGGGGTAGAGTTGTTGACAAGGGAGAAATTTTCCAAACTTTGCAATTGGGCTAATGAGTTTGTGTGCGTCACTGCCATTAAGGAAAATCTACCTCCTAGAGACAAACTCATTGCCTATTTTCGAAATCGCTTTGGGGCTGGTAATGCTTCCAAATAGGTGAACTTACATACGCCACTCACAGTTGGTGCATGTTATTGCATAATAAAATTGACCGCTTTGTCATCAATCGGGTTCATACgtaatttgtaatttcttaTAATTCGTGTTTGTAATaggtttatgtttttgtttgagcCATTGAGCCCTGTACTTGCTTACCTTGTTGTAGTTTTTCTATAAAGTGTTCTCCACTCTTGgttattttatcaaataaaatttttgtaaactaacgTTCTTCACATGCGTCtagaaaatatcaaaatgacaagaagtGACAACTGTAATAAGAGTGTAATAAGAGTGTGAACAAAGGATAAATCAGCAACGGAGACAAACATTTTCTCATAGTCAATATCTAATTGCAAAGTTAAACATTTGGCTTTGGCTACAAGGGAAGCCTTGTAGCCCTAAAAGAATTTATCTCTACAAGTTTTGGTCTTGTATACacctaataagtaataactccCTTGAGGTAGATCACCAAGTCCTATGTCTAAGTTTTAGCATGTGTATCCAATTATTCTTTCATTCCTTGTTACCACAAAGGGTTAATGAGGCGGCGCAGAATGTGTGAGATTCGTGTAAGGTTGCTAATGCCAGatattgttggaaaatctggttttgtatctcatacaaaacacacagtagaagcaacaaacatgaatcaatttcattcatgattgataacatacacaatgtaaatttcagattttaagaacaagatagcgtaccttggtgcagtaaaattaaaaaaaaaaaaagattagaagtacttagaaacacttttaatcttcaccccaattccactttatgcccaagaagtgtggtctctcaatcagttttgtctctcaatcagtttccaagggagaataattgagtagcttcactcacacatacactttcacacaatgatgtctctctttttctaataaaaaattttgtatgtttctctctttataactaactgattatttaattgagttagcctattgggcctttccaattgggctttagtgtgtggcttggagtgggatcaaaagagaccaataagacactagctccaatgagctttaggcttttctgtcaacttttgacaagtccaaagttatcattaattatatttaatactactatatgaatataatttcactctagtccttattaataaattatatcccaagactctaataatatcatttaacccctccatgaaatatccattgacccctccatgaaatatccatagtaaa
This genomic stretch from Castanea sativa cultivar Marrone di Chiusa Pesio chromosome 9, ASM4071231v1 harbors:
- the LOC142609534 gene encoding glutathione S-transferase U8-like translates to MAEEVLVFGAWGSPFSRRVEMALKLKGIEYKYIEEDLTNKSPSLLKYNPVHKKIPVLVHNGKPVAESLVILEYIDETWKDHPILPKDPYERANARFWAKFIDEKCLSAIFKACWGACWGEEKEHEKAEIEHEKAVKEVSELLQFLENELKEKRYFGGETVGLLDIAANTIGYWLGVFEEASGVELLTREKFSKLCNWANEFVCVTAIKENLPPRDKLIAYFRNRFGAGNASK